The genomic interval CGGCTGTCTCGGGCTCTTCGACAGCGGGCAAAACGCCGAGGTGCCGGCGCTCTCGGAGTTCCGCGGCTCCGGTGCACTGGCGGAGGGGCGCCCCGCACCGGACGGCACGTCCATCGAGGATCTCCCCGATCTCTCCGGGGACCTCGCGCTTTACATCGGCGGCGGGGAGGGCGGCATCTACTACGAGTTCGTGGAGATGCTACAGGAGATCTACCCCGACTTCGAGGTCCATCCCAACGACAACGACTCGGCGTCGCTGGCCCAGACGATCGTCGAGGAGGTCGACGCCGGTGCGACCCAGGCCGACGTATTCTGGTCGATCGATGCGAGCTCGCTCGGCTTCGTCGCGGAGAACGACGCCTACGAGTCGCTGTCGGACGCGGCCGTCGACGAGGTGGCCAACGACCAGTTTGTCGGCGCTGATAGCGCGTGGGCCGGCGTCGCCGGCCGCGCGCGCGCCGTGCCGTACAACACCGACGAATTGAGCGCCTCCGACATCCCGAACTCCGTTCAGGAGTTCCCTGGGACCGAAGCCCTCCAGGGAACGATGGGGTGGGCGCCGACCTACGGCGCGTTCAAGTCGTTCGTGACGGCCATGCGACTGACCCGGGGCGAAGACGAGACTCGACAGTGGCTCGTCGACATGCAGGAGGCGGGGACCGAGCGCCACAGCAACGAGTTCGCCGTCTCACAGACGGTCGCCAACGGCGCCCTGTCGGCCGGGTTCGCCAATCACTACTACGCGATGCGCGTGAAGAACGATAACCCGGACGCGCCGATCGACCTCGCGTTCACCGAGGGCGACGCCGGCGCGCTGATCAACGTCGCCGGCGCGCTGAAGGTCCAGGGCACCCAGCGCGGCGAACTGGCCGACGCCTTCATCCGTCACCTGCTGTCCGCGGAGGCACAGGAGTACTTCGCGACGCGGAGCTTCGCATACCCGATGATCGCCGGCGTCGAGCCGGTCGGCGGCCTCCCGTCGATCGACGAACTGAGCCCGCCGGACATCGACCTCGCGGCGCTCGCGGATCTGGAACCGACCCTGGATCTAATGGACGAGGCCGGCGTTTCGGGCTAACATGTCCGGCCGGAAGCGGGTCGTAGAGACGATCGAGCGGGCCGCCGACGACGGGAGCGACGCGATCGGGGTCGGGCTCACCCTGCTCGCCGCGGCCATCGCGGCCGCTGTCGTGCTCCCGCTGGCCTGGCTGATCGGCGACGCCGTCGCGCTCGGCGGGCGGGCGCTCGAACTCGCCGTCGCTCCGCAGACCGTCGAGGTGCTGGTCCGGAGCGTCGCGCTCGTCGCGGTCGTCACCGGTGCGAGCGTGCTCCTCGGGGTTCCGCTTGCGGTGTTGACGGTTCAGGGAGACATCCCGTTTCCGCGGTTCTGGACCGTGCTCACCGCGTTGCCGCTTGCGGTCCCGAGTTACCTCGGGGCGTTCGCGTTCGTCTCGGCGTTCGGCCCGCAGGGCGAACTCGCCGACCTTCTGGCGCCGCTGGGAATCGAGTCGCTCCCGTCGGTCTACGGGTTCGCCGGCGCTGCGTTCGTGCTGACGCTGTACACCTATCCGTACGTCTTCCTGACGACGCGAGCGTCGCTGCTCTCGCTCGACGGCTCGCTCGTGGAGGCGGCGCGGACGCTCAACGCCGGCCGCTGGGAGGCGTTCCGCCGGATCACGCTGCCGCGGATCCTCCCGGGGATCACCGCCGGCGCATTGCTCGTGGCGCTGTACGCTCTCGCCGACTTCGGCACGCCCAACATCATGCGAGTCGAGGTGTTCACGCAGTTCATCTACGCCCGGTACAACGCCTTCGCCCGCGACTACGCCGCGTTGCTGTCGGTGCAGCTGCTGACCGTGACGGCGATCATCCTCGCGATCGAGTCCCGCATCGGCGTCGACGAATCGGGCGCCTACGAGAGCGGCGGCCACCGCGGGACCGCCGACCTCGACCTCGGCGCCTGGCGGTACGTGGCCATACTACTGCCGACCGTCATCGGCCTGCTGTCGATCGCGCTGCCGATCGCCGTCTTCGGAATGTGGCTGTTCTCGGGCGGTCCCGGCTATCAGGTCGGCCGGCTGAGCTTCGACTGGGAGTACGGCTTCAACTCGGCGTACGTCGCGCTGTTGGCCGCCGCCGCGTCGGTCCTCGTGGCGCTGCCGATCGCGATTGGGGCGGCGACGTCCGACTCGCGCCTGGCGGCGCTGGCCGACCGCGTTCCCTACGTCGGGTACGCGACGCCCGGGATCGTACTGGCGATCGCGCTGCTCAGTTTCAGTCTCGACGTGCTGCCGTCGGTCTACAAGACGGTGCCGCTGCTGGTGTTCGCTTACGTCGTCCGGTTCATGCCGCAGGCGATCGGGTCGATCCGGACCTCGACGCTTCAGGTCGATCAGCAGCTGGTCGAAGCGGCCCGTACGCTGGGCCGGTCGCGACTGAGCGCCTTCCGGTCGGTGACGCTGCCGCTGATTCTGCCGGGAATCGCCGCCGGCGCCGCGCTGGTCTTCCTCACGACGATGAAGGAACTGCCCGCGACGCTAATGCTCCGCCCGCTGGGGTTCGAAACGCTGGTGACCTACATCTGGCGGGTCGAGGAGGCCGGCCTCTACGGCCAGGCGGCCGTGCCGGCGCTCGTTCTCGTCGTCATTTCCGGCCTGTCGATGGCCGTGATGTTGGCGCAGGAGGGACGGTGAGTCGATCGTGAACCGCTCTGTATGTACGAGCGCGACCGAACCGAGATGCCCGAGATGAGACGCCGAACGTGGCGGGCGGCGGTCGCCGCCGTCTCCCTCGCCGGCGCCGTCGCCGTCTGGCTGTTCGCAACGAACCTGTTTCCGTACCACTCGCTCAACCACGACGAGGGCGTCTACCTCCAGCAGGCGGCGATGCTGCTGGACGGGCGGCTCTTCCTTCGCCCGCCCGTCGAGGAGGTCTTCCGCCCGTGGTTCTTCGCCGAGGACGGCGGACGCCTCTACCCGAAGTACGCGCCCGTGCCCGCGACGATCTTCGCGCTCGGCGAACTGGTCGGCGCGCCCCGTCTCGCGCTCGCGGGGATCGCCGCCGCCGTGCTCGCGCTCGTCGCGCTGGTCGTCCGCGAGGTCTTCGACCGTCGGACGGGGATCGCAGCGGCCGTGATCGTCCTCTGTTCGCCGCAGTTCCTGATCGAGACGGCGGTCTTCCTACCGTACGCGCCGACGGCGATGCTCAACCTGGCCTTCGCTTACTGCTACCTTCGGGCCGACCGGACGGGCGATCGGCGCTGGGCCGGTGCGGCCGGCGCGGTCGTCGGCCTGGCCTTCTTCGCGCGCCCCTACACCGCGGTGCTGTTCGCCGCGCCGTTCGTCGTCCACGCGTGCTGGACGCTCCGACGCGACTTCCGCGCGGCGCTCCCGCGCCAGGCCGCGACGGCGGCCCTCGGCCTGGCGGGCGTCGGCCTCGCGCTGGCGTACAACGCCGTCGTGACCGGGTCGCCGCTGCTGTTTCCCTACGAGGCCTTTGCCCCGCTGGACGGGCTCGGCTTCGGGCATCGGCAGATCCTCAATCACGAAACTGACTACAGCGCCGGCCTGGCGCTACGGTCGAACGGCCTGGTGCTGTCCGCGTTCGTCACCGAGTGGATCGCGGGCGGGGTCCTCGGTGCGGCGGTCGCCGCGGTCGGGTTCGGCGTCGCCGTTCGGCGCGGGCTCTCGCCCCGCCAGAGCGTCCTCGCCGGACAACTGCTCACGATCCCCGTCGGGAACGTCTACTTCTGGGGGAACTACAACCTCCTCGGGAACCTCGACCGGGCCGGCGACGGGCTGATCGCCACGCACGGCCCGTACTACCACTTCGATCTCCTGTTGCCGTTCGCGGCCTTCGCCGCCGTGGGCGCGCTGGCGCTGGTCGCCGCCCTCCGGCGGACGGCCGACCGACACCTATCGCCGGGAGCCGCACGCGCAGCGCTCGTCGCGGCGCTGCTCGTCAGCGGACTCGCGGTAGGTGGCGTCACGGCGGCGACCCTCGACGGGAAGATCGACCGGAACGCGGCGGCGACCGACACCTACGAGCGCGTCTACGGGCCCCTCGAAGGGGATTCGATAGACCGGTCCGAACGGGCGGTGGTCTTCCTCCCGACACCGTACGGCGACTGGCTCACCCACCCGTTCCAGGCGCTTCGCAACGATCCGGACTTCGACGGACAGCGGGTGTACGCGATCGACGAGCGGCCGTTCGCCGTCGTCGACGAATACCCCGATCGGTCGCTGTATCGGCTCGCGTATCGAGGCACCTGGTCGCCCACCGCCGGCTCGCCCAGTGACGCCCGGCTCCAGCCGGTCGAGCACGCGTCCGGGTCCGCGGTCGAACTGAACGCCACTGTCGCCGTCCCCGCCAGGTCCGAGAGCCTCACCGCGACCGTCGCGACGAACGATACGAGCGCCACCTACGTCGCCGAGAACGTCTCCGACGAGACGACCGTTCGGTTGACCGCTACCGACGGCGCGGTACGGGTACGGGGAGCGGACTGGAACGCCGACGGCGAACCGATTCCACTCTCGGAGCGGGATGACGTCCGCATAACGGTGTTCGTCGATCGCGGGCCAGGCGGCAGCTTCAGCTACCGGTTCGAACTGCCGGTCCGCGCGGATGACGGGACTGTTCGCGCGCTGACGCCGAGAGTCGAACGGTGTACCGCGATCCGCGACTGCGGCGGCGAAGCGGCGTACGTCCCCGACGGCGCGCCGAACGGCGTCTCCGTTCGGACCGAACTGACCGTCCCGGACGAACGGGGGACCGACGGCTAACGTCTCGACCGGCCGATCATCGGCTACGGATCCCGTGCGGCGGTCCGTCGCGTCGCTGGCGCGGACAGACCGCGACGAGCTATCGACGGGGATCGTCCAAGAGAGACCGGAGCTGCGTATTTCAGGCACCAGCGTTAGGACTCGGCTTGCCCCCACGAACGCCTATGACTACGGCTACAGATCGATGCGGGTACGTCACGAGCAGCAGCGGCGTCGACGACGCCGGCGCGGTTTGCTGTTGGCGGCCGACGTGGCGAGAGACCGACCGCTGTATCTGGCACACCGAAACCGTCGTTCCCGAGCCGGCCTACGAACGGAACGCGCCGGCGTCGGACGAGCGGCTCGACGGTGCGAACTTCCAGGATGCGGCGCTGAGCGGGTCGTCGTTTCTCGCGGACCACTCGCTCGTCGAGGCGGACTTCACGAACGCGGTCCTCGACGACGCCGACCTCTCGAGGACGGATCTCCGTCGAGCCACGTTCCGCGACGTCGACGCCCACGGGACGTCGTTTCGGAGCGCGAACCTCCACGACGCGGTGTTCGTCTTCGCCGACCTCCGCGGTGCCGACTTCCGAAACGCGCGGCTCTATCGCGCGGGGCTGACCGACGTCCGGCTCAACCTCGAGACGGAATTCGGTACCCGAACGGTGTACGAAGACGAGATCGCGACGTCGTCGTCGGACGGCGACTTCACGGCACGGGCCGACTCAGTGCAGTGGGTCTACCGGGAGCTCCAGCGACTCTACGACGAGAACGCGTTTCCGGAGCGGGTCCACACCTACTACCTGCGCGAGATGCACTTCCGACGTCGCCACGCCTGGCTGACCCGCGACTACCTCCAGGCGATCAAGCTCGCGGGCTCGCGGTGGATCATGCACTACGGGACGAGTCCGTGGCGCGTCGTCGCGACCTCGCTGCTCCTGATTTTCGTGTGTGCGGGGCTGTACCCGCTGACCGGCGGGATCCGCGAGGTCGGTACCGACACCGCGATCACGTACGAGATCGACAATCCGACCGCTACGCCCATTCCTGTCCTCGCCCAAACGTTCCTCAAGAGCCTCTATTTCAGCGTCATCACGTTCGCCACGCTCGGGTACGGCGACATTCAGCCGGTCGAGGGGTGGGCCCGCGCTATCGCCGGCGCCGAGACCCTGCTCGGGTCGCTGTTGATGGCGCTTCTGGTCTTCGTGCTCACGCAGAGCGTCCGGCACTGATGTGTCGGTGTCAGCGGCCCACTCGAAATAGCTACTGCCCGAACCGCTCTTCGAGACAGACTTTGACGACCGATTTCGCGATTTCGGCGCCGCCCTTAAGCGGATCGAGCTTCGTCTCGCCGGCGCGCTCGCGGTACTCGATCGGCTGCTCGCGGACGTCGTACCCCCGCATCAGCGGGCGGATCAAGAGTTCGGCCGAGAGCCCGGTGTTCTCGGTCCACTCGATCGATTCGACGACGTCGCGGCGGTAGGCGCGCATCCCCGTCGTCGTGTCGTGGACGCGAGTGCCCATCAGGACGCTCGCGATCGCGGCGAAGGCGTGGTTGCCAAAGCGGTTGAACGCCGGCATCGCGTCGGCGCCGTGGTAGAGCCGATCGCCGCTGACGACGTCGTACCCCTCGTTGATCAGTTCGAGGAACTCCGGGAGCTGCTCCATGGGGTAGGTGTCGTCGCAGTCGGTCGTCACGACGATCGGCCGGTCCGGTTCCAGGATCGCCGCGCGGACGGCGACGCCGTACCCCTGCGGTCGCTGTTCGATTACGGTCGCGCCGTGTTCGCGGGCGATCTCGGGCGTGCGATCCGAGGAGCCGTCGACGCAGACGACCTCCGCCTGGCCGTCGGTGACCTCCTCGATGTCCGAGAGCACTCTGCCGATGGCCGCTTCCTCGTTGTAGGTTCCCATGACGACGCTGACGTCCTCGAAGGTGTACTCGTCCTCGTCGGCATCGGTGTCGGATCCGTTCACGTTCGTTTCGTCCGTGGTACAGTCCCCATCGCTCATTAGTGGCCGTTTCGGCCGTCCCGCCTTATATGTTTAGGCTCGCCTAAATTGAGAACGATCAAAAGACATCCTCTAACTGCAATCGTTGAAGAGAACAATCGGTACTTGCCTAATTCCGTATTTTGTTATCTTTTCTCTCTAATTCTGAAGTGATAATAGAAGATTTTTACCACGGAAATAAAACCCATATTTATGTCACTCGTACGACTTGCAATCGTACTTTCGAGCGGGATTTTCACCGTCGCGCTCGGATACCAGATCCGGTATCGAGGGATGGTTCGACTCGTTGCTGGCTACGATCCAGAGGAAGTAGTCGACGGAACCGGTCTGGCGAGGTTTGTTGGCGGATTACTGATCGCCGTCGGGGCCGTTACCGCGGCTATCGGCGTTCTGGATTATCTGGACCGGGGTGGGGAGGTCCTCTGGTACGCGTTCAGCGCGTTTGTTATCGTCGCCACGGCTGTGGTGATCGTCGGATCGAACCGCTATACGCGGTCGTAGCACTCACGCGCTGATAGCCATCTGTGCGACGAGAACGCCCTTATCGTCGCTCGGACTCTCGCAGCAACGAGTTTCCGACGTTCCTGCCTCGCGCACCGTGTCTGTCTGGACGCGTCGGACTGAGCACGACGCGCGTCCTGCGCGAGGAGGATACATGCCGCTGCTCCTTCGCGAGTGCCGTATAGTCGCACGTGACATCAGCGATCAGTTGATTCTGCTATAGTTATGTGAAATGTTCTATGTACTGAAGGCCATACATGATCATCCTCGAAAGGGTGAAGTATCACAGAATCCGACCGTCGTGAAGCGGAGATCGTTTCTGACGGCGGGCGTCGCTGGTATCGGCCTCGTCGGTTGCCTCGGTCGCCGTGATCGTTCCCTCCCATCGCTCCCGTCAGGTTCGTGGTGTCAGTATATGCGTGACGGAAGGGAACAGAGCGGCGACGGGGGCAACCGTCCCGCCGTGCGGGAATCTCGTCTGGCCGTCGGTGACGGCTTCGATGTCGGACAGCACTGTCCCGATCGCTTCCTCCTTGTTGTAGGTTCCATGACGCTAGAAGACTTAACTGATGAAACTACTTGGGAGGAATCCTTAGTTAGTGAGGACGTTGTGGGTTGGTTCGTTAGTGGCAAGGACATTATTGGAACTGCTACTGATGGTACCTCAGTAAATTTAACTGCTGGCCATCAATACGAAGCGCGAGTGCGACTTGAGGCGTCTACATCCACGGGGGCTTCAACTGGTGGTGCAACTTCAGACTTCGGAGAACACCTAGATAGTACTCAATTAAATAATAAGTATATTGATCAGAAATGAGTTAAGTTCAAGTTTTAAATTAATGTTTAAAATATTAATATAATGGGCTAGGTGACACTCCTAAACATAATATTCTCTGTATAATAATGAGAAGAGGAGAAAAATAGTAATTGATCCAACTATTGCGCCGATCCATGGTGCATATGGAAATTTCAAGAAGGAGAAAAATACAATCATAATATGAGCTCCTATCGACATACCGATCACAACTACTAATCCGAGAATAATTCTCGTGATCGGGTTTTTCTCAATTGGGTTCTGATCCATAACACAATATCTCCGAGAGCGGTATTAAAAGCTCCCATGGTAACATTAGAAACTATATCCTTTCCCAGCAAGATATTCACAATACATAAAACTACTTATATTTTTCTATAAAGATGGGAATAATTCATGATTGTTCTATGGAATCCACCACCTTCAGCGCCAGCGCCGTGATCGTCAGCGTCGGGTTCATCGCGCCGCCGGTCGGGAAGACGCTGCTCGAGGCGATCCAGCAGTTCTCGAGGTCGTGGGTCCGCAGATCCGGTCCGACGACGCTCGCCGCCGGATCGTCGCCCATCCGGGTCGTCCCCATGTGGTGGTAGGCCGGCCCGGTGTCGTCGGGGCCGACCTGCCAGGTGATTTCCGCGCCGAGTTCCTCGAGGATCCGCTCCTGAATGTCGTTGACGCGCTCGATGGTCCGCAGCGCCCGGTCGTCGACCGACCAGCGGATGTCCGGGACAGGATTGCCTCGATCGTCGGTCCGATCGAAATCGAGCGCGACGCGGCTGTCCTCGCGGGGCAGTTGCTCGACCAGCGCGCCTATCCCGATGTGGTTGCCGTACTCGCTCCGCAGGCGCTCTAGGAGATCGTCGCCCCAGTCGTCCCCGGTCAGGGCCAGCTCGACCGGCGAGGGGCCGTCGTAGTTGAAGAACTCGAGTTTGAACGGCGCGAACTCGTCGTCGGCCTCGTCGTAGAACTGGTGGGACTCGCTCGTGAGGAAGCCGACGTGATTCTGCCTGGTCGGCTCGTCGAGGACCCCGCCCGTGCCGGCGAACAGGTGGTCCATGAAGAACTTCCCGACCAGGCCGCTCGAGTTGGCCAGGCCGTCGGGGTAGTGACTCGACTCGGAGAGCAACAGGAGCCGCGGGGTCTCGACGCCGCCGCAGGCGATGACGAAGGCGTCGGCCGCCTGGCGGTGCCGTTCGTCGTCGGGCGTGGCGTAGACGGCGGCCTCGATCGCATCGGGCCCGTGTTCGAGGCGCTGGACGGGTGCGCGGTCGATCACCGTCGCGCCCTTACGCTCGGCGCGTTCGACGTGGACGGTTGCATCGTACTTCGCGCCGGAGGGACAGACGGGCTGGCAGGTGCCGTAGCCGACGCAGGCGCTCCGATCGTCGTAGGCTTCGGAGTTGCGCGCGTTCGGAACGGAGTGCATCGCGATCCCGAGTTCGTCGCAGGCCTCGGCGAACAGCGAGTCGCTGTAGGAGGGCGGGAACGCCGGCATCGGATGGAGCTGCTCGCGGGGCGGCGCGAAGGGGTTGTCGTCGGCGCCCGCCACGCCGAGTTCGCGCTCGGCCGCGGCGTAGTAAGGCCGGAGGTCCTCGTAGTCGATGGGCCAATCTGCGCCGACGCCGCGGGCGCTCTTCGAGTCGAAATCATCCTCGTGGAGCCGCATCACCATCCCCTGCCAGTGGAGCGTCGAGCCGCCGACGCCCTTGACGCGGGCGTGATTCAACGGGTAGAACCGCTCGCCCGACGCCGCGTAGGCGTCGCGGTCGGGGTCGCCGTCCCAGACGTCCGGGCGGTCGTAGGCGGGTCGGATCGCCCGCTCCTGGCGGGCGAGCCTGTCGTTCGGATCGAACCACGGCCCGGCCTCGAGTATCACGACCTCGTGGCCGGCCGCGGCGAGCCGATCGGCGACGATTCCGCCCGCGGGTCCCGCGCCGATCACGCAGACGTCGGCGCCGTCAACGGGGGTGCGATCGATGTCTGCGGCCGCGTCCGCGTCTCCGTCGGCATCGGTCGCGAACCCCGCCGACTCGGCGGGCGGCCGGCTCCCGCTCACGCGCCCGGCCCCCGTTGATAGGTGTCGATTCCGCCCGCGTGGCCCTGTGGATTCTCGATGCCGACCAGTTTACCGCCCGTCGGCGAGGCGTACAATGCCAGCAGGAGTTCGTTGATCACGTAGTACCGCACCCGTTCGGCGGTCGTCCCCTCGGGGTCCTCGTCGGCGTCGTCCGCACCGACGTTCCTGAGGACCCGGTCGCGGTCCGCGGTCGACAGTGCCGCGAACCGATCGTCGTACCACTCCCTGGCGTTGTCGTCGAGCGCCGCGACCGCCTCGACGACGCCCGCGGTGTGGTCCGGGTCCGCGAGCCGCCCCTCGAGAAACGCCTCGACGAACGCCGCCGTGCCGGAGACCTCGCTCGGGTAGACGACCTCGGCGGCCGCGACCAGCGTTTCGCGGAGCCGCTCGACGTCGACCGGGTCGGACCCGGGCGGGGCTACGCAGCCCGACAGCGTCCCCCCACCGACCCCGAGCGTGGCCAACGCGGCGACCGCGTCTCGCCTGGTCAGTTCCATGCCAGCGGATTAGGTCAACCTAATCCTTATACTCGTTGGAACGAGACGCTCTATTATCGGGAAATCCGCGGGGAGGTGTGCGGCCGCCTCGGTCGGCCGCCAGGAGACGGTCGCGCCCTGTCGGTGGGGGACCGCAGCCGAGTTCGGGACGGTCTCCGGAACCGGGCTGCTGACGGCCTCCATCACGTACGAATTGTACGAGGAGTCGCCGATCGAGCCTGTCCGACCGTGACGGTCGATCTGAGAGTTTATCCGACTCGTATAGATTTATTCATCTTACATGAAATCCAATCTTTAACGAGATATGATAAATAATTGTGGGGAATGATGTATTCAAAATAGGCGAGTGACCGCTGTCGCGGCCTGTCGACGCCCGCGCGCCGCTACAGTTCGAACGCGTACGCGGCGCCCGGACCGCGGGCGTCGTCGCCGACGAGCGCGGTCGTCCCGTCGAGCGCGACGGCCGTCCCGAACCCGTCGGCGCTGTCGGCGTCCTCGGGGGCGAGGTTCGCCCGCCGGCGCCAGGCGCCGTCGCGGCGCTCGTACGCGTTCGCCGTCCCCGTCCCGTCCGGGTCGGCGTTGCTGTTGGGAGCACCCACGATTGCAGTGCCGTCGCCGACTGCGACTGCCGCGCCGAACCCGCGCTCGTCGCCGTCGGGTTCGAGGATCACCCGTCCGCGCCAGTCCTCGCCCGAGCGCTCGAAGACGTACGCCGCCCCCGCCCCGCCGGCGGCGAAATCGCGGCGGGGCGCCCCGACGAGGACGACGTCGCCCGCCACCGCGACCGCGGCGCCGAACCGGTCGGCGCTGTCGGCGTCCTCGGGTTCGAAGGCTGCCCGTCGGCGCCAGGTTCCGTCTGTCCGCTCGAACGCGTACGCGACGCCCGGCCCGTCACCCGGGGCGCCCACGATCGCGGTCGCCCCGTCGAGCGCGACCGCCGTCCCGAACCGGTCGTCGCTCTCGCTGCCCTGGGGTTCGAGGGTCGCCTGCCGGCGCCAGTCCCCGTCCGCCCGCTCGAACGCATACGCGACGCCCGGCCCGTCGCCTGGCGCGCCCGCGAGCGCGGTCGTCCCGTCGAGCGCGACGGCCGTTCCGAACCAGCCCCCTGGGCCCCCGTCGTCGGGCGTCAGGGTCGCCTGCCGGCGCCAGTCCCCGTCTGCCCACTCGAACGCGTACGCCGATCCGGACTCGAACCCGCCGGAGCCGTCGTCGACGGGCGCCCCGACCAGCGCGGTGTCGCCGTCGAGCGCGACGGCCGCACCGAACTCGACGTCCGCGCCGTCGCGATCCGGTGCCGGCGCCCGGCGCCGCGACCAATCGTCGCCGGACCGCTCGAAGCCGTACGTCGCGCCCACCCGGTATCCGGCGGCGTCGGCGTCGCCGGGGGCGCCCACGAGCGCTGCGCCGCCGTCGAGCGTAATCGCCGTCCCGAACCGGTCGCCGCTCTCGCCGCTCTCCGGCGTCAGCTCGGCGGCGACCGCCGGTTCGTCGACTCCGCTCTCTTCGGTCTCGTCGCCGTCGCCGGCGTCGGTCTCTCGGTCACTTTCGTCGCCGACGCACCCTGCCGCTCCGATCGCCGCGAGGACGCTCCCGGATCGAAGGACGCGCCGCCGACTCGCACTCCACCGTTCCATCGTTGTTACCGATCCGATAGTGTAGTAAAAACCACCTGTTCTCGACGTCGCCGCTGCGAGATTCCCGCCCGCGACGATCGAACCGTCAGGCCACCGGCGACGCCACGCTCGACGAATCTCGGGGGACGGACGTACCGACGAGCGGAAGCGGCCCCCGATCAGGACCGGTCGGTTCACGACGCTCGGGCAACGGCGGTACCGAACCGGGGAGTCCTCGTCGGATTATATCAGTTTTAGAGAGCAGCTCCGTCCAGACTGACAGTCTGATTCACCGTCTCTCAGTACGATCTCGTTTCATCGAACCGCGTGTGTCACTCGCTCGGGTTTTCTCGCGCCGTTACGCGGGCTCGATGGACTCGATCAACGACGGATCGTCCGTCGACGGATCATTGACCGCCGTCGAGACGGGGTACGCGCGCATTTCGTCGGCTGGATAGGGTTCGAGCACGTCCGACGGATCGTCGCCTGACAGCCACCGCTGCTCGTCGTCGGGATCGAGAATCACAGCCATGCGGTGATGCAGGTCCGAAACGACCTCGTTCGGCTCGGTCGTGACGATCGTGAACGTCTCGATTGGTCCGGATTCGGTTTCGGCCCCATCGATGCCGCCGCCGAAGGCGGCCAGGCCCGTTTGGGTCGCGTCCGGTTCCCGGCGCTCCCAGAGGCCGGCCATCGCGAAGATCCGGTCGTCCTCGAAGGTGACGCGATACGGCTGCTTCCCGCCCTCGGTCTCGACCCACTCGTAGAACCCGTCAGCGGGGACGAGACACCGACCCGCCGAAGGCGTGTCGCGCTCTCCCTCGGTCGGCTCGGGAGAATACCGTCGTTGTTCGTAGGCCTCGCGGAAACTCGGCTTTTCGGCGACGGACTCGGCCCGCGCGTTGATCAGCCCGCCGCTGTCGCCGTCGGCCCA from Natrinema salifodinae carries:
- a CDS encoding GMC family oxidoreductase, coding for MSGSRPPAESAGFATDADGDADAAADIDRTPVDGADVCVIGAGPAGGIVADRLAAAGHEVVILEAGPWFDPNDRLARQERAIRPAYDRPDVWDGDPDRDAYAASGERFYPLNHARVKGVGGSTLHWQGMVMRLHEDDFDSKSARGVGADWPIDYEDLRPYYAAAERELGVAGADDNPFAPPREQLHPMPAFPPSYSDSLFAEACDELGIAMHSVPNARNSEAYDDRSACVGYGTCQPVCPSGAKYDATVHVERAERKGATVIDRAPVQRLEHGPDAIEAAVYATPDDERHRQAADAFVIACGGVETPRLLLLSESSHYPDGLANSSGLVGKFFMDHLFAGTGGVLDEPTRQNHVGFLTSESHQFYDEADDEFAPFKLEFFNYDGPSPVELALTGDDWGDDLLERLRSEYGNHIGIGALVEQLPREDSRVALDFDRTDDRGNPVPDIRWSVDDRALRTIERVNDIQERILEELGAEITWQVGPDDTGPAYHHMGTTRMGDDPAASVVGPDLRTHDLENCWIASSSVFPTGGAMNPTLTITALALKVVDSIEQS
- a CDS encoding gluconate 2-dehydrogenase subunit 3 family protein, translating into MELTRRDAVAALATLGVGGGTLSGCVAPPGSDPVDVERLRETLVAAAEVVYPSEVSGTAAFVEAFLEGRLADPDHTAGVVEAVAALDDNAREWYDDRFAALSTADRDRVLRNVGADDADEDPEGTTAERVRYYVINELLLALYASPTGGKLVGIENPQGHAGGIDTYQRGPGA
- a CDS encoding FG-GAP repeat protein — encoded protein: MERWSASRRRVLRSGSVLAAIGAAGCVGDESDRETDAGDGDETEESGVDEPAVAAELTPESGESGDRFGTAITLDGGAALVGAPGDADAAGYRVGATYGFERSGDDWSRRRAPAPDRDGADVEFGAAVALDGDTALVGAPVDDGSGGFESGSAYAFEWADGDWRRQATLTPDDGGPGGWFGTAVALDGTTALAGAPGDGPGVAYAFERADGDWRRQATLEPQGSESDDRFGTAVALDGATAIVGAPGDGPGVAYAFERTDGTWRRRAAFEPEDADSADRFGAAVAVAGDVVLVGAPRRDFAAGGAGAAYVFERSGEDWRGRVILEPDGDERGFGAAVAVGDGTAIVGAPNSNADPDGTGTANAYERRDGAWRRRANLAPEDADSADGFGTAVALDGTTALVGDDARGPGAAYAFEL
- a CDS encoding SOS response-associated peptidase, whose amino-acid sequence is MCGRYTLVVEQDDLEERFGARFPEAKASGSDADGGDDAAEPAFTPRYNAAPAQALPVLTNEEPDAFRRFEWGLVPSWADGDSGGLINARAESVAEKPSFREAYEQRRYSPEPTEGERDTPSAGRCLVPADGFYEWVETEGGKQPYRVTFEDDRIFAMAGLWERREPDATQTGLAAFGGGIDGAETESGPIETFTIVTTEPNEVVSDLHHRMAVILDPDDEQRWLSGDDPSDVLEPYPADEMRAYPVSTAVNDPSTDDPSLIESIEPA